A genomic region of Gossypium hirsutum isolate 1008001.06 chromosome D01, Gossypium_hirsutum_v2.1, whole genome shotgun sequence contains the following coding sequences:
- the LOC121213667 gene encoding uncharacterized protein — protein sequence MESVDLHETTNANHVDHGWQKVSYPKRQRKTKPNADPNLPRPNGTLTNGSASVFHSLEQQSDDRRRRIVEAQRAYAAAAIDADAKHKPKRSVIDDSDDDDGSDLDGLKPNGKPADEEKKAKQKKPKKPKVTVVEAAAKIDPTDLSAYFAEWNGEQQEIQMQKFADYYGKVFQLVVAGQFPWLKLFRESTVAKLADIPLSHISDAVYKTSADWISQRSLEALGFFVLWSLDIILEDLAAQQAGAKGSKKGAQQTSLKSKVGIFVALGMVLQRKPDALISVLPKLRENSKYQGQDKLPIFAWTIVQASKGDLAVGLYSWAHLLLPVLSSKNCNPQSRDLILQLVEWILSVSKARSILVNNAVRKGERLVPPSSFEILMRATFPASSSRVKATERFEAIYPTVKEVALAGAHGSKAMRQVALQMFAFAIKAAGESSPELSKEAAGIVIWCLNQNAECYKQWDKVYLDNLEASVSVLRRLSDEWKEHSTKLTTLDPLRETIKNFRNKNEKEMGNESDAATQALFQDADKYCKLIAGRLSRGPGCLKALAFLVVAFGVGAAVVAPNMDDWDWNKLYVVISSQIPV from the exons ATGGAGTCCGTCGATCTTCACGAAACCACCAATGCCAACCACGTTGACCACGGCTGGCAAAAGGTCTCTTATCCCAAACGTCAACGCAAGACCAAGCCCAACGCCGATCCCAACCTCCCCCGTCCTAACGGAACCCTAACTAATGGCTCCGCCAGCGTTTTCCATTCCCTCGAGCAACAGTCCGATGATCGCCGTCGTCGGATTGTTGAAGCTCAAAGAGCTTACGCTGCTGCTGCCATTGATGCCGATGCCAAGCATAAGCCTAAAAGATCGGTCATCGATGATTCCGACGATGACGATGGCAGTGATCTGGATGGCCTTAAACCTAACGGGAAGCCAGCAGATGAGGAGAAGAAGGCGAAGCAAAAGAAGCCGAAGAAGCCTAAGGTTACGGTTGTAGAAGCCGCTGCGAAGATCGATCCCACTGATCTCTCTGCTTATTTCGCT GAATGGAATGGCGAACAGCAAGAAATTCAAATGCAGAAGTTTGCGGATTACTATGGTAAGGTATTTCAGCTAGTGGTAGCGGGGCAGTTTCCTTGGTTGAAGCTTTTCAGGGAGAGTACCGTTGCCAAGCTTGCTGAT ATACCACTTTCACATATTTCTGATGCTGTTTATAAGACCTCAGCTGACTGGATAAGCCAACGATCCCTTGAGGCACTTGGTTTCTTTGTATTATGGTCTTTAGACATCATTCTTGAGGACTTGGCGGCCCAACAAGCAGGTGCTAAGGGCTCCAAAAAAGGTGCGCAACAGACATCATTGAAGTCTAAG GTTGGTATATTTGTGGCATTAGGTATGGTATTGCAGCGTAAACCTGATGCTTTAATTAGTGTATTGCCAAAGTTGAGAGAAAATTCCAAGTATCAAGGACAAGATAAGCTCCCCATTTTTGCGTGGACGATAGTTCAG GCATCCAAAGGAGATCTTGCTGTGGGACTGTACTCGTGGGCACATCTCCTCTTGCCTGTACTTAGTAGCAAAAACTGTAATCCACAATCCAGAGATCTAATTTTACAACTGGTGGAATG GATCTTATCCGTCTCAAAAGCTCGttcaattttagtaaataatgCTGTTAGAAAAGGGGAACGTTTGGTGCCTCCATCTTCATTTGAGATACTGATGCGAGCTACCTTCCCTGCATCTTCATCTAGGGTGAAG GCGACTGAAAGGTTTGAGGCCATATATCCCACAGTAAAGGAAGTTGCACTTGCTGGTGCTCACGGAAGCAAAGCAATGAGACAAGTGGCTCTTCAGATGTTCGCCTTTGCTATCAAAGCAGCAGGAGAAA GCTCTCCTGAGTTATCCAAAGAGGCAGCTGGAATAGTCATATGGTGTTTGAACCAGAACGCTGAGTGCTACAAGCAGTGG GACAAGGTTTATCTCGATAATCTGGAAGCGAGTGTGAGTGTTCTTAGAAGGCTTTCAGATGAATGGAAAGAACACTCCACAAAACTTACTACTCTTGACCCTTTGAGGGAAACCATCAAGAATTTTAGGAACAAG AATGAGAAAGAAATGGGCAATGAGTCAGATGCTGCTACACAGGCACTGTTTCAGGATGCAGACAAGTACTGTAAGCTTATAGCTGGAAGACTATCGCGAGGCCCTGGGTGCCTAAAAGCATTGGCCTTTCTCGTTGTCGCATTTGGTGTGGGTGCTGCTGTTGTAGCTCCCAACATGGATGATTGGGACTGGAACAAACTGTATGTAGTTATCAGCTCTCAAATCCCTGTCTAA